From one Anaerococcus prevotii DSM 20548 genomic stretch:
- a CDS encoding iron-containing alcohol dehydrogenase — translation MTYKTFSVPNTIIHGEDALDYLSTIDGKKAVLVTGGSSMKRFGFLDEAKAQLEKAGIEVDIIDGVEPDPSVKTCLEGGKRMEKFGPDWIIAIGGGSAMDAAKAMWVFYEYPGYDFTKLADFDNPALKNKARLICIPSTSGTASEITAFSVITDTEKEIKYPLVHPDFVPEVAILDTRIPAKMPEKVTAATGMDVMTHAVEAYVSTSADDFTDPYAIRAIELVFENLEKAYKNGSDMDAREKMHTASTIAGMAFTNASLGIVHSMAHKIGGVFHLTHGEANAIMLPYIIDYNRKSCDKYEKLEKILGIDDLAEEIRKLNAKVGIAPNIKEGKNTVISEEDFLNHLDLMSENAFKDACTLTNPRETSASDIKKIYKASYYGEKVDF, via the coding sequence ATGACCTACAAAACATTTTCAGTACCAAACACCATTATCCATGGAGAAGATGCCCTAGACTACCTATCAACTATTGATGGCAAGAAAGCAGTTCTTGTAACTGGTGGATCTTCCATGAAGAGATTTGGATTTTTGGATGAAGCAAAAGCGCAACTAGAAAAAGCAGGAATTGAAGTCGATATAATTGATGGCGTGGAGCCAGACCCATCTGTTAAGACTTGCCTAGAAGGTGGCAAGAGAATGGAGAAATTCGGACCTGATTGGATAATTGCAATCGGTGGAGGCTCTGCTATGGATGCAGCAAAAGCCATGTGGGTTTTCTATGAGTATCCTGGCTATGACTTTACAAAGCTTGCAGATTTTGATAACCCAGCTCTTAAAAACAAGGCAAGACTTATATGTATACCATCAACATCTGGCACAGCTTCAGAGATTACTGCCTTTTCTGTTATAACTGATACAGAAAAAGAAATAAAATATCCTCTAGTCCATCCAGACTTCGTACCAGAAGTTGCGATTTTGGATACAAGAATTCCTGCCAAGATGCCAGAAAAAGTAACAGCTGCTACAGGAATGGATGTTATGACTCATGCAGTAGAAGCTTATGTTTCAACAAGTGCAGATGATTTTACAGATCCATATGCCATTAGGGCTATTGAATTAGTCTTTGAAAATCTCGAGAAAGCCTATAAGAATGGAAGCGATATGGACGCACGTGAGAAGATGCATACAGCATCAACCATAGCAGGAATGGCCTTTACCAATGCTTCTTTGGGTATAGTTCATTCCATGGCCCACAAAATTGGTGGTGTTTTCCATCTAACCCATGGAGAGGCCAACGCAATAATGCTACCATACATCATTGATTACAATAGAAAATCTTGTGATAAGTATGAAAAACTTGAAAAGATTTTAGGGATTGACGATCTAGCAGAAGAAATTAGAAAATTAAATGCTAAAGTCGGTATTGCTCCTAACATCAAAGAAGGAAAAAATACAGTAATTAGCGAGGAAGATTTCCTAAATCATCTAGATTTAATGAGCGAAAATGCCTTTAAGGATGCTTGCACATTGACTAATCCAAGGGAAACCTCAGCTAGTGATATAAAGAAAATCTACAAGGCGAGCTACTACGGAGAAAAAGTAGACTTCTAG
- a CDS encoding DegV family protein: MSDYIISSESIMDLSAEYVKEIGVSFIKSNYELNGEIYLDDFGQSLDMEEFYRNMEEGAAPSTAAINTQAYLDYFEEILKKDMDIIHVCLSSGLTTQYSCLLQAVDILKEKFPERKIYPIDSKMASSGVGLLVDKLVMLKNEGMSIEDLYKWAKENTLHVISYTSNENLEYVARGGRISKTAANIGNLLKICPLIEIDDEGHMQVTQKVRTKKKLLKTLVDRMEKNAIGGLNYNDKLIISHASNEKTAKELRDMMADRFKEISAIDIFEIGPTIGSHIGPGAITMFYWGEKRLG; the protein is encoded by the coding sequence ATGTCAGATTATATTATTAGTTCTGAATCTATAATGGATTTATCTGCCGAATATGTAAAAGAAATCGGCGTAAGTTTTATAAAATCAAATTACGAACTTAATGGAGAAATATACTTAGACGATTTTGGCCAAAGTTTGGATATGGAAGAATTCTATAGAAATATGGAAGAAGGTGCCGCTCCAAGCACAGCTGCCATTAATACCCAAGCCTACCTAGACTACTTTGAAGAAATCCTAAAAAAAGATATGGATATTATCCATGTGTGTTTATCTTCGGGTCTTACCACCCAATATTCTTGCCTTTTACAAGCAGTTGATATACTCAAGGAGAAATTTCCCGAAAGAAAGATCTATCCTATAGATTCAAAGATGGCTTCTTCTGGTGTAGGCCTTCTAGTAGATAAACTAGTTATGCTCAAAAATGAAGGTATGAGCATAGAAGATTTATATAAATGGGCAAAAGAAAACACCCTCCATGTCATAAGCTATACCAGCAATGAAAATCTAGAATATGTAGCAAGAGGGGGAAGAATTTCTAAAACTGCAGCCAATATTGGAAATCTTCTCAAAATATGTCCTTTAATAGAAATTGATGATGAAGGTCATATGCAGGTAACTCAAAAAGTAAGAACAAAGAAAAAACTTCTCAAGACTTTAGTCGATAGGATGGAAAAAAACGCTATTGGTGGCCTTAATTATAATGATAAACTTATAATAAGTCATGCAAGCAATGAAAAGACAGCCAAGGAACTAAGGGATATGATGGCAGATAGGTTTAAGGAGATATCTGCTATAGACATATTTGAAATTGGTCCTACAATAGGTAGCCATATAGGACCTGGAGCTATTACAATGTTCTACTGGGGTGAAAAAAGATTAGGATAA
- the ilvA gene encoding threonine ammonia-lyase, whose translation MTANLEMIKEAREILEGNIEKTPIYTASRMGENLYIKMENLQKTGSFKLRGAFNKIAHLTDEQKKKGVISCSAGNHAQGVALSATRQGIKSYICIPSIAPLSKIEATRGYGGEVIIVDGTFDDAQAKAYELQKERDLTYVAPFDDEYVLSGQGTIGLEILDQLPDVKYIVVPIGGGGLISGIALAVKSLRPDVKIIGVEPENAASMLASRKAGKIVTLDSANTMADGIAVKKPGEITFDLCEKYVDEIVTVSEDEITNAILRLLEESKVSAEGAGASSVAAVLSNKYDFSDGKVCAVLSGGNINVNTIYQIINSGLFKTGRLTEITTTISDKPGELIRLLTIIKDLGANIKNIDQFKSAETVGFDHAVVRIIAETYNKEHRNQVYQALADAGYAESHIRRNK comes from the coding sequence ATGACAGCAAATTTAGAAATGATTAAAGAAGCAAGAGAAATTCTTGAAGGTAATATTGAAAAGACTCCAATATATACAGCATCTAGAATGGGTGAGAATCTCTATATCAAGATGGAAAACTTACAAAAAACAGGTTCCTTTAAACTAAGAGGAGCCTTCAACAAGATTGCCCACCTTACAGATGAACAAAAGAAAAAAGGTGTAATATCTTGTTCAGCAGGAAACCACGCCCAAGGTGTGGCCCTATCAGCAACTAGACAAGGGATCAAATCATATATATGTATCCCATCAATTGCTCCTCTTTCTAAGATCGAAGCTACTAGGGGCTATGGTGGTGAAGTAATCATAGTAGATGGAACCTTTGATGATGCTCAAGCTAAGGCTTATGAGCTTCAAAAAGAAAGAGATCTAACTTACGTTGCACCTTTTGATGATGAATATGTACTATCTGGACAAGGTACTATAGGTCTTGAAATCTTAGATCAACTTCCAGATGTAAAATACATCGTAGTTCCAATAGGTGGGGGTGGACTAATTTCAGGAATAGCCTTGGCTGTAAAATCCCTAAGACCAGATGTAAAAATCATAGGTGTGGAACCAGAAAATGCAGCATCAATGCTCGCTTCAAGAAAAGCAGGGAAAATTGTAACACTTGATTCTGCAAACACTATGGCTGATGGTATAGCTGTCAAAAAACCAGGCGAGATTACCTTTGACCTATGCGAAAAATATGTCGATGAAATAGTAACAGTATCAGAAGATGAAATAACCAACGCCATCCTAAGACTTCTAGAAGAAAGTAAGGTAAGTGCAGAAGGAGCAGGAGCTTCATCTGTTGCTGCAGTACTTTCAAACAAATATGATTTCTCTGATGGAAAAGTCTGTGCGGTTCTTTCTGGTGGTAATATTAACGTTAACACAATCTATCAAATCATTAACTCCGGTTTATTTAAAACTGGAAGACTTACAGAAATTACCACAACAATCTCCGATAAACCAGGTGAGCTAATCAGACTTCTCACTATAATCAAAGACTTGGGCGCAAATATCAAAAATATCGACCAATTTAAATCAGCAGAAACAGTTGGATTTGACCATGCAGTAGTAAGAATTATAGCAGAAACTTATAACAAAGAACATAGAAACCAAGTTTACCAAGCTCTAGCAGATGCTGGATATGCAGAAAGTCATATAAGACGCAACAAATAA
- the nifJ gene encoding pyruvate:ferredoxin (flavodoxin) oxidoreductase, producing the protein MTIIRKKKTMDGNTAAAHVSYAFSDVAAIYPITPSSPMPEFIDKWAAQGRKNLFGNEVSVTEMQHEAGAAGAVHGSLAAGALTSTYTASQGFLLMIPDMFKMAGERLPAVFHVAARSISTCTINMYGDHQDVMAGRQTGFAMLASGSVQEIMDLSPVAHLAAIKARIPFVNFFDGFRTSHEIQKIEVWDYDQFEDMVDYDAIDAFKNDSLSPHRPTMRGVFEKGGYFQRTEAQNEAYDRLPAIVEEYMDKINEKIGTDYSLFNYVGDPEATDIIIAMGSGTDTINQTVVRLNEEGRKVGLVKVHLYRPFSAEHLLKTIPQTVERIAVLDRTKEKGSVGEPLYLDVVEVFANSDRNPKIIGGRFGLGQKDTNPAHIKAVFDNLAKEDAKNHFTVGIDDDVMHTSLDFDRSFVIDDGKTNRCIFWGNGGDGTVGANKNAIKIIGDNTDMFAQGYFDYDAKKSNGLTLSHLRFSPNPIHAAYLIDEADFVSCSPQAYVKQYELTKNLKDGGIFLLNTIWNMEELEEHMPAAMKKDIAERNIQFYTVNASKIALEVGLGHRTNMVIQTAFFILSEVLPIDDAINYLKESIQASYGMKGQDIVDMNNKAVDRTREELSKVEVPESWKNLKVEAAEDNSDEPDFIRNMVKPIINLHEDDLPVSAYLPYDDGQYMAGTSQYEKRGIALFVPEWKIDNCIQCNQCSFVCPHATIRPFLLDDEAKANAPEGFETKKAIGKGLEGYEFRIQVSPYDCMGCGNCVDVCPAPTKALEMKPIDEQIEKQADNWEYAHNKVGYKDDEIEANNVKNSQFSRPLLEFSGACAGCGETPYAKLITQLYGDHQLISNATGCSSIWGSSVPSMPYCTNSRGEGPAWASSLFEDAAEYGYGMLLASKANKLALENLMKKFLGLHVQSPLNDAFNEWLENNNDFESSKKAAIKIESLLGNQIDDPEAKRIVGRIKALKDYMVKKSQWIFGGDGWAYDIGFSGVDHVLASGEDINIIVFDTEVYSNTGGQSSKATPLAAVAKFAASGKKVRKKDLGLMMTTYGYVYVAQVAMGANQAQTLKAIKEAEAYPGPSLIIAYAPCINHGIKAGMGKTQRREKEAVASGYWHLWRFNPLLATEGKNPFTLDSRDPEESFQEFLQGEVRYASLKKAFPESADQLYAEAEEAARERLESYKKMAQGK; encoded by the coding sequence ATGACTATTATAAGAAAAAAGAAAACAATGGATGGAAATACCGCCGCAGCACACGTATCTTACGCATTTTCTGATGTTGCAGCAATTTATCCTATCACACCATCTTCACCAATGCCTGAATTTATTGACAAGTGGGCTGCTCAAGGTAGAAAAAACCTTTTCGGTAATGAAGTTTCAGTAACAGAGATGCAACACGAAGCAGGAGCTGCTGGTGCAGTTCACGGATCATTAGCAGCAGGTGCTTTAACATCTACATATACAGCAAGCCAAGGATTCCTCCTAATGATTCCAGATATGTTTAAAATGGCAGGTGAGAGACTTCCAGCAGTATTTCACGTTGCAGCTCGTTCTATTTCTACATGTACAATTAACATGTATGGTGACCATCAAGACGTTATGGCAGGTAGACAAACTGGATTTGCAATGCTAGCATCAGGATCTGTTCAAGAGATTATGGACTTATCGCCAGTTGCCCATTTGGCTGCAATTAAGGCAAGGATTCCTTTCGTAAACTTCTTTGATGGATTTAGGACAAGCCATGAGATTCAAAAAATCGAAGTTTGGGACTATGACCAATTTGAAGATATGGTTGATTACGATGCCATTGACGCCTTTAAAAACGATTCCTTATCTCCACATAGGCCAACCATGCGTGGCGTATTTGAAAAGGGTGGATATTTCCAAAGAACTGAAGCACAAAATGAAGCTTATGATAGACTACCAGCTATAGTTGAAGAATACATGGATAAGATTAACGAAAAAATCGGCACAGATTATTCATTATTCAACTATGTAGGAGACCCTGAAGCTACAGATATCATAATTGCAATGGGCTCTGGAACAGATACAATCAATCAAACTGTAGTTAGATTAAACGAAGAAGGTAGAAAAGTAGGACTAGTTAAGGTTCATCTATATAGACCATTTTCAGCTGAACATTTATTAAAAACCATTCCACAAACAGTTGAAAGAATCGCTGTTTTAGATAGAACAAAAGAAAAAGGATCTGTTGGCGAGCCTTTATACCTAGATGTAGTAGAAGTGTTTGCTAATTCTGATAGAAATCCAAAGATTATTGGTGGTCGTTTCGGTCTTGGTCAAAAGGATACAAACCCAGCTCATATCAAGGCTGTATTTGACAATCTAGCAAAAGAGGATGCAAAGAACCACTTTACAGTTGGTATTGATGATGATGTGATGCATACTTCCCTTGACTTCGACAGAAGCTTCGTAATAGATGATGGTAAAACTAACAGATGTATCTTCTGGGGTAATGGTGGTGATGGTACTGTAGGTGCTAATAAAAATGCTATCAAGATTATAGGTGATAACACAGACATGTTTGCCCAAGGTTATTTCGACTATGATGCGAAAAAGAGTAATGGTTTAACCCTATCTCACTTGCGTTTCTCACCAAATCCAATCCATGCAGCTTACTTAATAGATGAAGCAGACTTTGTATCATGCTCACCTCAAGCCTATGTAAAACAATATGAATTAACGAAAAACTTAAAAGACGGAGGAATCTTCCTTCTAAATACAATATGGAATATGGAAGAATTAGAAGAGCATATGCCGGCTGCTATGAAAAAAGATATAGCAGAAAGAAATATCCAATTCTATACTGTAAATGCTTCAAAAATTGCTCTAGAAGTTGGATTAGGTCATAGGACAAACATGGTAATCCAAACAGCCTTCTTTATCCTATCAGAAGTTCTCCCAATTGATGATGCCATTAATTATCTAAAGGAATCCATCCAAGCTTCATACGGAATGAAGGGTCAAGATATTGTCGATATGAACAATAAGGCAGTAGATAGGACTAGAGAAGAATTATCTAAGGTAGAAGTTCCAGAAAGTTGGAAGAACCTTAAGGTTGAGGCAGCAGAAGATAATTCTGATGAGCCAGACTTTATTAGAAATATGGTTAAACCAATCATAAATCTTCATGAAGACGATCTTCCGGTATCAGCTTATCTTCCATACGATGACGGACAATATATGGCCGGCACAAGCCAATATGAGAAGAGAGGTATCGCCCTATTCGTTCCAGAATGGAAGATAGACAACTGTATCCAATGTAACCAATGTTCATTTGTATGTCCTCACGCAACTATTAGACCATTCTTATTAGATGATGAAGCTAAGGCTAATGCGCCAGAAGGCTTTGAAACAAAGAAGGCTATAGGTAAGGGACTAGAAGGATATGAATTCAGAATTCAAGTATCTCCATATGACTGTATGGGATGTGGTAACTGTGTAGATGTATGTCCTGCTCCAACCAAGGCCCTTGAGATGAAGCCAATTGATGAGCAAATTGAAAAGCAAGCAGACAATTGGGAATATGCTCACAACAAGGTAGGCTACAAGGATGATGAAATCGAAGCTAACAATGTAAAGAATTCACAATTCTCAAGACCTCTATTAGAATTTTCTGGAGCATGTGCAGGTTGTGGTGAAACACCTTACGCTAAGCTAATTACCCAACTATACGGTGACCACCAACTTATATCAAATGCTACAGGATGTTCATCAATTTGGGGATCATCAGTTCCATCAATGCCATATTGTACAAATAGTAGGGGAGAAGGTCCTGCTTGGGCATCATCACTATTTGAAGATGCAGCAGAATATGGTTACGGAATGCTTCTTGCAAGCAAGGCTAACAAACTTGCCCTAGAAAATCTAATGAAGAAATTCCTAGGCCTACATGTACAAAGCCCATTAAATGATGCCTTTAATGAATGGTTAGAAAATAACAACGACTTTGAGTCAAGCAAGAAAGCTGCAATTAAGATAGAGTCACTTTTAGGAAATCAAATTGACGATCCAGAAGCTAAGAGAATAGTAGGAAGAATAAAAGCTCTCAAGGATTATATGGTTAAGAAGAGCCAATGGATATTCGGTGGTGACGGTTGGGCTTATGATATAGGTTTTTCTGGAGTAGACCATGTTCTAGCAAGTGGAGAAGATATAAATATCATAGTATTCGACACAGAAGTTTACTCTAACACAGGTGGTCAATCTTCAAAGGCAACACCACTTGCTGCAGTTGCCAAATTTGCCGCATCAGGTAAAAAAGTACGTAAAAAAGACCTCGGTCTAATGATGACAACCTATGGTTACGTATATGTTGCACAAGTAGCTATGGGAGCAAACCAAGCTCAAACCCTTAAGGCAATCAAGGAAGCTGAGGCTTATCCAGGTCCATCATTAATCATTGCTTACGCTCCATGTATCAACCACGGTATCAAGGCTGGAATGGGCAAGACTCAAAGAAGAGAAAAAGAAGCTGTAGCTTCAGGTTACTGGCACTTATGGAGATTCAATCCACTTTTAGCAACAGAAGGCAAGAATCCATTCACTTTAGATTCAAGAGATCCAGAAGAATCCTTCCAAGAATTCCTTCAAGGTGAAGTTCGTTATGCTTCACTTAAGAAGGCCTTCCCTGAAAGTGCAGACCAACTATATGCAGAAGCAGAAGAAGCAGCACGTGAAAGATTAGAATCTTACAAGAAAATGGCGCAAGGAAAATAA
- a CDS encoding dicarboxylate/amino acid:cation symporter produces MKKLGLLPRLIIAIILGILIGLFGPAVLVRILITFNGLFGNFLNFVIPLIIMGFVIPGIADLGNDAGKTLAITAGIAYLSTVIFGTATYFTGSAILPHFIDPGTMNFNPDQNTGRVLEPFFESPMDPIFSVTTALIMSFILGVGIAAVKGEFLKKAVHEFSDIITKLISNIVIPLLPIHIAGIFANLAYQGTVAKVLSVFSKVFIMVIILHWLTILIQYTIASSMGGGNPFEKIKNIFPAYMTAIGTQSSAATIPVTLRQTYKMGVNKGIADFVIPLCATIHLSGSTITLTSCAMSILMLQGGDVTLAHIFPFILMLGVTMVAAPGVPGGAVMAALGILQSMLGFTEPMTALIIALYVAQDSFGTACNISGDGAIACIVNKISGFKLDPQANEAYIDELVK; encoded by the coding sequence ATGAAAAAATTAGGTTTACTGCCAAGGCTAATCATAGCCATCATTTTAGGTATTCTAATCGGTCTATTTGGACCAGCAGTTCTTGTTAGAATATTAATTACCTTTAATGGACTATTTGGCAACTTCCTAAACTTTGTTATTCCTTTAATCATCATGGGATTTGTTATCCCAGGTATAGCAGATTTAGGAAATGATGCAGGTAAGACACTAGCTATTACTGCTGGAATAGCATATCTATCAACAGTAATATTCGGTACGGCTACATATTTCACAGGAAGCGCTATATTACCACACTTCATAGATCCAGGTACAATGAACTTTAACCCTGACCAAAACACAGGTAGAGTCCTAGAACCTTTCTTTGAATCACCAATGGATCCTATATTTAGTGTAACAACCGCACTTATTATGTCATTCATACTTGGTGTAGGTATTGCTGCAGTTAAGGGAGAATTCCTTAAAAAAGCAGTACACGAGTTTTCTGATATTATTACAAAATTAATTTCAAACATAGTAATTCCTTTATTGCCTATCCACATTGCTGGTATTTTTGCTAATTTGGCATATCAAGGAACAGTAGCAAAAGTATTATCAGTTTTCTCAAAAGTATTTATAATGGTAATTATACTTCACTGGTTGACTATTTTGATCCAATACACAATAGCAAGCTCTATGGGTGGAGGTAATCCATTTGAGAAAATCAAAAATATCTTCCCAGCTTATATGACAGCAATTGGAACCCAATCATCAGCAGCAACAATTCCTGTAACATTAAGACAAACCTACAAAATGGGTGTTAACAAGGGTATAGCAGACTTCGTTATTCCACTTTGTGCGACAATCCACTTATCAGGTTCAACCATAACGCTTACATCTTGTGCTATGTCTATACTCATGCTACAAGGTGGAGATGTTACCTTAGCTCACATATTCCCATTCATATTAATGCTTGGTGTGACTATGGTTGCAGCACCTGGAGTACCTGGAGGAGCAGTAATGGCAGCTCTTGGTATCTTACAATCTATGCTTGGATTTACTGAACCTATGACAGCCCTAATCATTGCTTTGTATGTTGCCCAAGATTCTTTTGGTACAGCTTGCAATATCTCTGGTGACGGTGCTATAGCATGTATAGTAAACAAAATTAGTGGATTCAAATTAGACCCACAAGCTAATGAAGCTTATATTGATGAATTAGTTAAATAA
- a CDS encoding L-lactate dehydrogenase has protein sequence MKDSKIILIGDGAVGSSFAYASTILGIGRELGIIDINEDKAYGDAMDLSDALSFSKPKSIYKADYKDCKDAEVVVITAGIPQKDGETRLDLVEKNLSIFKDMVGKVVESGFDGIFLVASNPVDILTYATWKFSGFPANKVIGTGTTLDSSRFKKEIAQLIGIDPRSVDAFVLGEHGDSEFAVWSHTNIGGLPIYEWVKANSEVDELALLDTFEKTKNAAYEIIKKKGATFYGIGMALARIVESIINDENSVFSTSSYLDGEYGLKDIYIGVPTVIGKDGVKWVIEVPLTDTENERMQKSAQTLKNIIDKSF, from the coding sequence ATGAAAGATAGTAAGATAATTTTAATTGGAGATGGAGCAGTTGGCTCCTCCTTTGCTTATGCTTCTACAATATTGGGCATAGGTAGAGAACTCGGAATAATTGATATAAATGAAGACAAGGCTTATGGCGACGCTATGGACTTATCTGATGCTTTAAGTTTTTCTAAGCCAAAGTCAATCTATAAGGCAGACTATAAGGATTGCAAGGATGCCGAAGTTGTTGTAATAACAGCAGGGATACCACAAAAGGATGGGGAGACAAGGCTTGATCTAGTAGAGAAAAACCTATCTATTTTTAAAGACATGGTAGGAAAAGTTGTAGAATCTGGTTTTGATGGCATCTTTCTAGTAGCAAGTAACCCAGTAGATATTCTAACATATGCAACATGGAAATTCTCAGGCTTTCCTGCAAACAAGGTAATAGGAACAGGGACAACCCTCGATTCTTCTAGATTTAAGAAAGAGATTGCTCAACTTATAGGCATAGATCCTAGAAGTGTCGATGCCTTTGTCCTAGGTGAGCACGGAGATAGCGAATTTGCAGTTTGGTCTCACACAAATATCGGTGGTCTACCAATTTATGAATGGGTTAAGGCAAACAGCGAAGTTGATGAGTTAGCTCTCCTCGATACTTTTGAAAAAACAAAAAATGCTGCCTATGAAATTATAAAAAAGAAGGGTGCAACATTTTATGGAATAGGCATGGCTCTGGCAAGAATTGTTGAATCAATTATTAATGATGAGAACTCAGTATTTTCTACATCTTCATATCTTGATGGAGAATACGGACTAAAGGATATTTATATAGGAGTTCCTACTGTTATTGGAAAAGATGGTGTAAAATGGGTTATAGAAGTGCCATTGACTGATACAGAAAATGAAAGAATGCAAAAATCAGCACAAACCCTTAAAAATATAATAGATAAGTCATTCTAA
- a CDS encoding phosphatidylglycerol lysyltransferase domain-containing protein, which yields MNKLVNKKKATIFLSLVLLALIAFIVGKASKDHYVNGFLLVFAILSFTGIGFLSKDFLRKIKEKYGDFALRVIKELIQKINSIFIILYGIYIILSVISLENFYNIGNVSKDLSAIELVLLTVYLLLGYLFLIAGRLSIDKQKKSINLLMLTGLCHIFFLIAIGENVVSILPVLILMGLGFYTRKFLFKERFIYSWEEKTVDCVLFLVGFFFYILNINRNKNYSLPMSLIYTLLILLIFILLTKLIFSYMKKGGEELYETNIDDLDLLIDKYGSSQSLASGLSFLNDKYIYYYRDKDGEQTVAFQYQIINNKAIVMGEPFGKEADIALALFAFNEVCQKSGLNPIFYEVGERFTLSLHDYGYDFMKFGENAMVNLTDFSLKGRKKSTERNILNRFAKEGYKFKLVSYPYTNEFLDKLEEISNSWLKDKREKGFSLGFFDRAYLRRAEIAIVLDKNDEITAFTNIMPNKNPEVLTIDLMRYDQDKNVNSMMDFLFLNLFIYGQENSYKYFNLGMAPLSNVGLMKSAYLSERMAYLVYKHGSRFYSFKGLRNYKQKYASIWLPKYMAYAKGNWLLYSLLAVALIDKKTSKNNK from the coding sequence ATGAACAAATTAGTAAATAAAAAGAAAGCTACGATATTTTTATCCTTGGTCTTACTTGCTCTTATTGCTTTTATAGTAGGAAAGGCAAGTAAAGATCATTATGTTAATGGCTTCCTTCTTGTCTTTGCCATACTTTCATTTACTGGAATAGGATTTCTATCTAAAGACTTTCTTAGGAAAATTAAAGAAAAATATGGTGACTTTGCCCTAAGAGTAATTAAAGAGCTTATACAGAAAATAAATAGTATATTTATAATTCTATATGGAATATATATTATACTTTCAGTAATTTCTTTGGAGAATTTCTATAATATAGGCAATGTAAGCAAGGACTTATCGGCTATAGAGCTTGTTTTGCTTACCGTATACTTGCTTTTAGGATATTTATTCTTAATTGCAGGAAGATTGTCCATAGATAAACAAAAGAAATCAATAAATCTTCTTATGCTTACTGGTCTTTGTCATATTTTCTTTCTAATTGCAATTGGTGAAAATGTGGTATCAATCCTACCTGTACTTATCCTAATGGGTCTTGGATTTTATACCAGAAAGTTTTTGTTTAAGGAGAGATTCATCTATAGTTGGGAAGAGAAGACTGTAGATTGTGTACTCTTTCTCGTAGGATTTTTCTTCTATATTTTAAATATAAATAGGAATAAAAACTACAGCTTGCCCATGAGCCTTATATACACCCTACTTATCCTTCTTATCTTTATCCTACTTACTAAGCTAATATTTTCTTATATGAAAAAAGGAGGAGAGGAACTTTACGAGACAAATATAGACGATTTAGACTTATTGATTGATAAATATGGGTCAAGTCAATCCCTAGCCTCTGGACTATCTTTCTTAAATGATAAATATATATACTATTATAGGGACAAGGACGGAGAACAAACTGTGGCCTTTCAATATCAAATCATAAATAACAAGGCAATAGTCATGGGCGAGCCTTTTGGGAAAGAAGCGGATATTGCTTTAGCGCTCTTTGCTTTTAACGAAGTATGCCAAAAGTCAGGACTTAATCCTATATTTTATGAAGTGGGCGAGAGATTCACCCTAAGCCTGCACGATTATGGATATGATTTTATGAAATTTGGGGAAAATGCCATGGTTAATCTGACAGACTTTTCCCTAAAAGGAAGAAAGAAATCCACCGAGAGAAATATTCTAAACAGATTTGCTAAAGAAGGCTATAAATTTAAGCTTGTATCTTATCCCTATACTAATGAATTCCTAGATAAGTTAGAAGAAATATCAAATTCCTGGCTGAAGGATAAAAGAGAGAAGGGCTTTTCCTTGGGATTTTTTGATAGAGCTTATCTAAGAAGAGCGGAAATAGCAATTGTTTTGGATAAAAACGACGAAATAACCGCATTTACAAATATTATGCCAAACAAGAATCCAGAAGTCCTTACTATAGATTTGATGCGTTATGATCAAGATAAAAATGTTAATTCTATGATGGATTTTCTATTTCTTAATCTATTTATCTATGGTCAGGAAAACTCCTACAAGTATTTTAATCTTGGAATGGCACCCCTATCAAACGTCGGTCTTATGAAATCAGCCTACCTATCTGAAAGAATGGCTTATCTTGTTTATAAGCATGGTAGTAGATTCTATTCATTTAAGGGCCTTAGAAATTACAAGCAAAAGTACGCGAGTATTTGGCTTCCTAAATATATGGCCTATGCCAAGGGAAATTGGCTTTTGTACTCACTATTAGCCGTAGCCTTGATTGATAAGAAAACTTCAAAAAATAATAAATAA